A segment of the Candidatus Sumerlaea chitinivorans genome:
ACCGTAAGCTTTCATTGAGGATGGACTTTCGCCCAATGACGACGGCACTAGCCAAGCTGCCCCCCCGGATAAGGCCGGCAGCACGCAAAGCTTCGATTTCGTGAAAGAACGCAAAGGTGCGCGCGGGGGCTATCTCGCGTAGGTAGTCGTCGGGCGTAACGACGAACGTGGCACACTGATTGCGCAACAACGGTTCATCGGAAGTGAAAAAGAATGTTACCCGAAGTTCCGAGGAGGGCAGGACGCTGAATTCGGCCTCGGGGAGGACATAGGTGGTAGGGGAAGATACGGTGAGCACCGAGATGGTGGCATCTTGCTCCGTCATGCCAACATCGCCTAAGGCCTCCGCATAAGGTAAAGCGCTCCCATCGAGGAAGGGCGGCTCCGGAGCGTCAAGTTCCACCAACAAGTTATCCACGCCGAGTGCATACGCTGCACTGAGTAGATGCTCGACCGTATGGACTGTTGCGTGGCCGTTGCTGAGGGTCGTGCGGCGCGTAAGTTCCGCCTCAACCACCATGGCGCGCGTGGCGGGAATGCATGGCGCATCTGGAATATCTCTACGCCGAAATTGGATCCCAAAGCCCGCAGGAGCGGGGTGGCATTCCATTACCACCGATCTTCCTGAGTGAACCCCCTCCCCTATTAAAGAAAACGATTTTGCGATCGTTTGCTGAGGGCGCGTCACCACAATATCTTTGTTCATGGTTTCGTTTAACTTTGGTGTCGGCGAGAATTCACACGAGGAGTCGGTTGCTCAGCGATCACTCGGGCTGTCGATCGACGGGCCGTTTCGGCTTTGCCCCGGCAGGAGCTTTTGTTTCTTTTGGGGTGGCTGTTTTTTCAACACCCGGCTGCTGCGACTCAGGTGCCTGTGCTGGCTCGCTGGTCGAGTAAGGTGTGGGCGTGGCCCCTGCTTCTGCTGACTCTGATTTGGTTTCTTTGCTCTCCGCTGGCGGAGTTGTTTTGTCTTGGTTGGCTTTCTTTTCGGCAGCTGACGTACTCTTGGAAGCATCCGTAGGCTGGGAGGTGCCGGTTGCTGCTTCACGATTCAGTTTCTCGATCACCGCGTCGGTGATGTCAGCTGCGCTGCTGCCATACAGCACCGCCTCACCCCGCAAAATAATGTCGAATTTCTGTTCTTTGGCTACATCTTGGATGGCGAACAAGATTCGCTTCATAAGGGGTTCAAAAACTGTGGCGTCGAGCTCACGGGCTTTGCGCTCCGCGCGGTAGCCCAGATCATCCAACTCGTTCTTAAGGCGCTGGATTTCCTTTTGTTTCTTTTCCTGCTCGGAGGCAGCCAATACCCCTTCCTTGCGTTCCAACTCGGACTGAAGCTCTTTGATTTGGCGACGTTTCTCGTCAATTTGCTTCTGCAAATCCTCGATATCGCTCTGAACGGAGTCCATGGCTGCGTTCACGGCTTTGGCTTTCCGTGTGACGCGGTCCACGTCCACATAACCGACTTTTGTCGTCTGAGCGGTGCCCAGACTGGCGAGGGAAAGAAGTGCAGTAATCACAAAGATAAGAACAATTCTCGGCGTTGGCACCATTGTTGTGCTATCCTCATTCCTTTTCGATTTTCCGACTGTGACACACGGTGAAGCGTCTCGCGCGGCCATCATCGCTCGGTTGGACCTCCTCTAACGCCTCAAAATGCAGAGGTGAAGGTGAAGTGGAAGAATTGGGTTTGATCCTTACTGTCACGCAGGACGGGCACAGCCAGATCCAGCGCAACCTGCGCGATGGGCAGACGTAACCGCATCCCTGTTCCCACGGATGCCTTTGGCTTCGTCAGCTCGAACGGTTTGCGTCCAAGAACTCCGAAATCTGCAAAGAGCACTCCAGCCAGATTGTCGGTGAAGGGGTAGCGCAGCTCATTCTGCACGAGCAGTTTGGTGGATCCGCCAAGCGGAATGTCTTCATTGCCGCTGTCGTGCGGTCCTGCACCCCACAGTTTGAAGCCGCGCATATCCTGCGATCCTCCGAGGAAGAAGCGGTCGGCATAGCCGATGTTGGTTGCGTCGTAGGGCATAAGCCCCGCTTGCGTGCGCATAGCCCAGACCCAGTTGTTAAACACGGGCCGATACGTGGCATACTGACCTTCGGCCTTGAGGAGGAAGCCATCCGCGGCACCGGTCTCGACACCTGCATACCAATAGCGTCCAGTCGTCGGGAAGAATGAGTCATCGCGGGTATCGCGAATGACTCGGTAGCGGATGGTCGCGGCTACGTAGTCGTTGAGCTTCTCCTTTGGCTCGTCCCCTTTATCGTAGCTGAAACTCACCGATTCGAGACGCACCCGCCACGCTTCCTTCAAGGTGTCGGTCAAAGGCTTCGTGAACTCGGCTGTGGCGCCAGTATTTGTCTGGTGGAAACCGCCCGTGCGCAGGTAG
Coding sequences within it:
- a CDS encoding Outer membrane protein H precursor yields the protein MVPTPRIVLIFVITALLSLASLGTAQTTKVGYVDVDRVTRKAKAVNAAMDSVQSDIEDLQKQIDEKRRQIKELQSELERKEGVLAASEQEKKQKEIQRLKNELDDLGYRAERKARELDATVFEPLMKRILFAIQDVAKEQKFDIILRGEAVLYGSSAADITDAVIEKLNREAATGTSQPTDASKSTSAAEKKANQDKTTPPAESKETKSESAEAGATPTPYSTSEPAQAPESQQPGVEKTATPKETKAPAGAKPKRPVDRQPE
- a CDS encoding UDP-3-O-[3-hydroxymyristoyl] N-acetylglucosamine deacetylase, whose product is MNKDIVVTRPQQTIAKSFSLIGEGVHSGRSVVMECHPAPAGFGIQFRRRDIPDAPCIPATRAMVVEAELTRRTTLSNGHATVHTVEHLLSAAYALGVDNLLVELDAPEPPFLDGSALPYAEALGDVGMTEQDATISVLTVSSPTTYVLPEAEFSVLPSSELRVTFFFTSDEPLLRNQCATFVVTPDDYLREIAPARTFAFFHEIEALRAAGLIRGGSLASAVVIGRKSILNESLRFPDEPVRHKILDFIGDLALVGTPLTGHFLVWRGGHRVNAMFVEFLRKELAL